The following coding sequences are from one Mustela lutreola isolate mMusLut2 chromosome 5, mMusLut2.pri, whole genome shotgun sequence window:
- the LOC131832029 gene encoding cytochrome b-c1 complex subunit 8: MGRTFGNLTRMRHVITYSLSPFEQRAFPHYFSKGIPNVLRRTRACALRVVPPFVAFYLVYTWGTEEFEKSKRKNPAAYENDK; the protein is encoded by the exons ATGGGCCGCACGTTTGGGAATCTGACCCGCATGCGGCATGTGATCACCTATAGCTTGTCGCCCTTCGAGCAGCGCGCCTTCCCGCACTACTTCAGCAAGGGCATCCCCAACGTGCTCCGCCGCACGCGGGCGTGCGCTCTTCGCGTCGTGCCCC cgtTTGTAGCGTTTTATCTTGTCTACACTTGGGGGACCGAGGAGTTTGAGAAATCCAAGAGGAAGAATCCAGCTGCCTATGAAAATGACAAGTGA
- the LEAP2 gene encoding liver-expressed antimicrobial peptide 2, translating into MWHLKLFAVLMICLLLLNQADGSPVLELSSTKRRSRRMTPFWRGVSLRPIGSSCRDDSECITRLCRKRRCSLTVAQE; encoded by the exons ATGTGGCACCTCAAGCTCTTTGCAGTGCTCATGATCTGCTTGCTGCTGTTGAACCAG GCAGATGGCTCCCCGGTACTGGAACTGAGTTCAACAAAGAGAAGGTCACGGAGAATGACCCCGTTTTGGAGAGGGGTCTCCCTCAGGCCCATTGGATCCTCTTGCCGGGATGATTCCGAGTGTATCACAAGGCTATGCAG aaaaagaCGCTGTTCCCTAACTGTGGCCCAGGAATGA